From the genome of Kryptolebias marmoratus isolate JLee-2015 linkage group LG19, ASM164957v2, whole genome shotgun sequence, one region includes:
- the LOC108240137 gene encoding phospholipase ABHD3 isoform X2 produces the protein MYLSSLELWRTYWECVSRPYTVLVCSLTAALYYLWGRQCQKPALICSNAFSVFLHKHCPVVAERFSPTPWCWGGRLQTLVCALLKTRPPVTYRNELLRTVDGGQISLDWVDNESSVTHPDSSTRPTVLILPGLTGNSQQSYVLHAVRQATRHGYRCVVFNNRGVGGEELLTPVTYCAANTSDLEWVMRHVKGLYPHAPVLGAGVSLGGMILLNYLARKRTESGMVAGITISVAWDAQKSSESMEEPLNRLLFNKHLTRGLCRTVTRHRKILEKVVDIDYVLKARTIREFDERFTSLLFGYKSCIDYYRDASPGSKLPHTAVPILCLNASDDPFSPQHAFPVSIVQSLPHVALLLTAHGGHIAFLQGLFPRGESYIERLFGQFVRAVFEHQRDIKKACGIE, from the exons ATGTATTTATCCAGTTTGGAGCTGTGGAGAACATACTGGGAGTGTGTTTCCAGGCCGTACACGGTGCTCGTCTGCTCCCTGACCGCTGCTCTGTACTATCTGTGGGGCCGCCAGTGTCAG aaaccagctctgatctGCAGCAATGCTTTTAGCGTGTTCCTCCACAAACACTGTCCCGTGGTGGCCGAGCGCTTCAGTCCCACACCCTGGTGCTGGGGGGGTCGGCTTCAAACCCTCGTCTGCGCCCTCCTTAAAACCAGACCGCCCGTCACTTATCGCAA TGAGTTGCTCCGCACGGTCGACGGAGGTCAAATCTCTCTGGACTGGGTGGACAACGAGAGCAGCGTGACGCACCCAGATTCCTCCACCCGCCCCACAGTGCTGATCCTGCCTGGCCTGACGGGGAACAGCCAGCAGTCCTACGTGCTTCATGCTGTCAGACAGGCCACACGCCACGGCTACAG ATGCGTCGTCTTCAACAACAGAGGAGTCGGAGGGGAAGAGTTGTTG ACGCCGGTCACCTACTGCGCTGCCAACACTTCAGATCTGGAGTGGGTGATGCGACACGTGAAAGGACTTTATCCTCACGCCCCTGTGCTCGGTGCTGGTGTGTCTCTGGGAGG GATGATATTATTAAACTACCTGGCCCGTAAGCGCACAGAGTCGGGGATGGTCGCAGGGATCACCATCTCCGTGGCCTGGGACGCACAGAAGTCGTCTGAGTCCATGGAGGAGCCTCTGAACCGGCTTCTCTTCAACAAACACCTCACACGTGGCCTGTGTCGTACTGTCACCAG ACACAGGAAGATTCTGGAGAAAGTGGTGGATATCGACTATGTCCTGAAG GCACGGACCATCCGCGAGTTCGACGAGCGCTTCACGTCCCTGCTGTTTGGTTATAAGTCTTGCATAGATTACTACCGCGATGCCAGCCCAGGCAGCAAACTCCCACATACCGCTGTTCCAATCCTGTGTCTCAACGCTTCTGACGACCCCTTCTCTCCTCAGCACG CTTTCCCGGTCTCCATAGTCCAGAGCCTGCCGCACGTGGCCCTTCTGCTGACGGCTCACGGCGGACACATCGCCTTCTTGCAGGGTTTGTTTCCGCGCGGTGAGAGCTACATAGAGCGCCTGTTTGGCCAGTTTGTTCGCGCCGTCTTCGAACACCAGAGGGACATCAAGAAAGCCTGTGGCATCGAATAG
- the LOC108240137 gene encoding phospholipase ABHD3 isoform X3 translates to MKAGCRKPALICSNAFSVFLHKHCPVVAERFSPTPWCWGGRLQTLVCALLKTRPPVTYRNELLRTVDGGQISLDWVDNESSVTHPDSSTRPTVLILPGLTGNSQQSYVLHAVRQATRHGYRCVVFNNRGVGGEELLTPVTYCAANTSDLEWVMRHVKGLYPHAPVLGAGVSLGGMILLNYLARKRTESGMVAGITISVAWDAQKSSESMEEPLNRLLFNKHLTRGLCRTVTRHRKILEKVVDIDYVLKARTIREFDERFTSLLFGYKSCIDYYRDASPGSKLPHTAVPILCLNASDDPFSPQHAFPVSIVQSLPHVALLLTAHGGHIAFLQEGFKFPHPIPRPSLSSMLFPPGVMGGASGLWVNDSTPQLLFDRYGKRRDEERPRAGRREAQVRHFKVS, encoded by the exons ATGAAGGCTGGTTGCCGG aaaccagctctgatctGCAGCAATGCTTTTAGCGTGTTCCTCCACAAACACTGTCCCGTGGTGGCCGAGCGCTTCAGTCCCACACCCTGGTGCTGGGGGGGTCGGCTTCAAACCCTCGTCTGCGCCCTCCTTAAAACCAGACCGCCCGTCACTTATCGCAA TGAGTTGCTCCGCACGGTCGACGGAGGTCAAATCTCTCTGGACTGGGTGGACAACGAGAGCAGCGTGACGCACCCAGATTCCTCCACCCGCCCCACAGTGCTGATCCTGCCTGGCCTGACGGGGAACAGCCAGCAGTCCTACGTGCTTCATGCTGTCAGACAGGCCACACGCCACGGCTACAG ATGCGTCGTCTTCAACAACAGAGGAGTCGGAGGGGAAGAGTTGTTG ACGCCGGTCACCTACTGCGCTGCCAACACTTCAGATCTGGAGTGGGTGATGCGACACGTGAAAGGACTTTATCCTCACGCCCCTGTGCTCGGTGCTGGTGTGTCTCTGGGAGG GATGATATTATTAAACTACCTGGCCCGTAAGCGCACAGAGTCGGGGATGGTCGCAGGGATCACCATCTCCGTGGCCTGGGACGCACAGAAGTCGTCTGAGTCCATGGAGGAGCCTCTGAACCGGCTTCTCTTCAACAAACACCTCACACGTGGCCTGTGTCGTACTGTCACCAG ACACAGGAAGATTCTGGAGAAAGTGGTGGATATCGACTATGTCCTGAAG GCACGGACCATCCGCGAGTTCGACGAGCGCTTCACGTCCCTGCTGTTTGGTTATAAGTCTTGCATAGATTACTACCGCGATGCCAGCCCAGGCAGCAAACTCCCACATACCGCTGTTCCAATCCTGTGTCTCAACGCTTCTGACGACCCCTTCTCTCCTCAGCACG CTTTCCCGGTCTCCATAGTCCAGAGCCTGCCGCACGTGGCCCTTCTGCTGACGGCTCACGGCGGACACATCGCCTTCTTGCAGG AGGGATTTAAGTTTCCCCACCCCATCCCCAGACCATCCCTCTCCTCCATGCTGTTCCCACCTGGTGTGATGGGCGGAGCCTCAGGTCTGTGGGTTAATGATTCAACaccacagctgctgtttgacagaTATGGAAAGAGACGGGACGAGGAAAGACCGAGAGCGGGTCGGAGAGAAGCACAAGTCAGACATTTCAAAGTAAGTTAG
- the LOC108240069 gene encoding cathepsin B, with the protein MQPLFLLCVAVTVSVSWARSHPDPLSSEMINFINKANTTWRAGVNFHNVDMSYVKGLCGTILRGPKLQEVGHDVEGIQLPDSFDPRQQWPNCPTLQQIRDQGNCGSCWAFGAAEAISDRLCIQSGGKVSLEISAEDLLTCCDECGMGCFGGYPSAAWDFWTSKGLVTGGLYGSNIGCRPYSIAPCEHHVNGTRPPCQGEQDTPDCVQQCIDGYSPSYPKDKHLGKRSYSVPSQQEQIMTELYKNGPVEAAFTVYEDFLQYKTGVYQHVTGEELGGHAIKLLGWGEENGTPYWLAANSWNSDWGDKGFFKIKRGSDECGIESEVVAGSPLN; encoded by the exons ATGCAGCCTTTGTTCCTCCTCTGCGTCGCGGTGACGGTCTCCGTCTCCTGGGCGCGCTCTCACCCTGATCCTCTCTCCTCGGAGATGATCAACTTCATCAACAAAGCCAACACCACCTGGAGG GCCGGCGTCAACTTCCATAATGTGGACATGAGCTACGTGAAAGGCCTGTGTGGGACCATACTGAGGGGACCCAAGCTGCAAGAAGT gGGTCATGATGTTGAAGGCATACAGCTTCCTGACAGCTTTGACCCGCGGCAGCAGTGGCCCAACTGTCCCACGCTCCAGCAGATCAGAGATCAGGGCAACTGTGGATCCTGCTGG GCGTTTGGAGCAGCTGAAGCCATATCGGACAGGTTGTGCATCCAAAGCGGAGGTAAGGTCTCTCTGGAGATCTCCGCTGAAGATCTGCTCACCTGTTGTGATGAATGCGGCATGGG ATGTTTCGGGGGTTATCCCTCTGCTGCGTGGGATTTCTGGACAAGCAAAGGACTTGTAACAGGAGGCCTGTATGGCTCCAATATTG gcTGCAGACCCTACAGCATTGCTCCCTGTGAACATCACGTAAACGGCACCCGTCCTCCGTGTCAGGGTGAACAGGACACTCCTGACTGTGTGCAGCAGTGCATCGATGGGTACTCGCCATCGTACCCGAAGGACAAGCACCTTG GCAAACGCTCGTACAGCGTCCCGTCCCAGCAGGAGCAAATCATGACTGAGCTGTACAAGAACGGCCCTGTGGAGGCTGCTTTTACTGTCTATGAGGATTTTCTGCAGTATAAGACTG GTGTGTATCAGCATGTGACGGGGGAAGAGCTTGGAGGTCATGCAATAAAGCTCCTGGGCTGGGGGGAGGAGAATGGCACCCCCTACTGGTTAGCTGCAAACTCCTGGAACAGTGACTGGGGAGACAAAG GTTTCTTCAAGATCAAACGTGGAAGCGATGAATGCGGGATCGAGTCCGAGGTGGTCGCAGGATCCCCACTGAACTGA
- the fdft1 gene encoding squalene synthase isoform X2 has product MVISVQPHPPDGERLLRPARRIFRVAAGHPDVRGTMDILKSLGHPEEILNLIKFKLGGCWAVMPKLDYAAMTETLRTCYVYLNQTSRSFAAVIQALDGELRHAVCIFYLVLRALDTVEDDMTIPLDKKVPMLNDFHMYLYREEWCFTESHEKDRQVLEDFPTISLEFRNLAQEYRDVISDICHRMGVGMAEFLEKKVGSMQEWDQYCHYVAGLVGIGLSKLFSASQLEDPEVGQDTELANSMGLFLQKTNIIRDYLEDTQEGRHFWPQEAWSQFTSRLEDLAHPEKLESALSCLNLLVTDALHHVPDVIAYLSRLHNQSVFNFCAIPQVMAIATLSRCYNNPLVFQGVVKIRKGQAVTLMMEATNMIAVQTIITQYSQEILQKVSVTDPSRDKTLHILAVIQEKSALPRSGFSSRTHHLSPMYLSAAMLLAALSWQYLSTTAAQAQGTGDMQ; this is encoded by the exons ATGGTGATCTCCGTCCAGCCGCATCCTCCCGATGGAGAGCGTCTCCTCCGGCCCGCACGGCGCATTTTCAGAGTAGCGGCGGGACATCCGGACGTCCGAGGCACCATGGACATCCTGAAGTCTCTGGGACACCCGGAAGAGATCCTGAACCTGATCAAATTCAAGCTGGGGGGATGTTGGGCCGTTATGCCAAAGTTGGATTAC GCGGCCATGACGGAGACTCTGCGGACATGTTACGTGTACCTGAACCAGACGAGCCGGAGCTTCGCGGCCGTGATTCAGGCGCTGGACGGAGAGCTGAG ACATGCCGTTTGCATCTTCTACCTGGTGCTGCGTGCGCTGGACACAGTTGAGGACGACATGACCATCCCTCTGGACAAGAAGGTGCCCATGCTGAATGATTTCCACATGTACCTGTACCGGGAGGAGTGGTGCTTCACCGAGAGCCATGAGAAGGATCGGCAGGTTCTCGAGGATTTCCCCACG ATCTCACTGGAGTTCAGAAACCTCGCTCAGGAATACAGAGACGTCATCTCAGATATCTGCCACCGAATGGGGGTTGGAATGGCTGAATTCCTGGAGAAGAAGGTGGGATCCATGCAGGAGTGGGACCAG TACTGCCACTACGTCGCCGGTCTGGTCGGCATCGGCCTGTCGAAGCTCTTCTCCGCCTCCCAGCTGGAGGATCCCGAAGTGGGACAGGACACCGAGCTGGCCAACTCGATGGGCCTGTTCCTCCAGAAGACCAACATCATCCGAGACTATCTGGAAGACACGCAAGAGGGTCGTCACTTCTGGCCACAAGAG GCTTGGAGCCAGTTCACCAGTCGTCTTGAGGATCTGGCTCACCCTGAAAAGCTGGAGTCTGCTCTGTCTTGTCTCAACCTGCTGGTCACTGATGCCCTGCACCACGTTCCCGACGTTATCGCCTACCTGTCCCGGCTGCACAACCAAAGCGTCTTCAATTTCTGTGCCATTCCACAA GTGATGGCAATAGCTACACTCTCAAGGTGCTACAACAACCCCTTGGTGTTCCAGGGCGTGGTGAAGATCAGGAAGGGACAGGCGGTCACCCTCATGATGGAGGCCACCAACATGATAGCCGTTCAGACCATTATCACCCAGTACAGCCAGGAG ATTCTGCAGAAGGTCTCCGTCACAGATCCGTCGCGGGACAAGACTCTGCACATCCTGGCTGTGATCCAGGAGAAGTCCGCCCTGCCGCGGTCCGGCTTCTCCTCCAGGACCCACCACTTGTCCCCGATGTACCTGTCTGCCGCCATGCTGCTGGCTGCCCTCAGCTGGCAGTACCTCAGTACGACTGCAGCCCAGGCGCAGGGCACAGGGGACATGCAGTGA
- the fdft1 gene encoding squalene synthase isoform X1: MAGACCKCPVSVSVLRRSLSVAPRGCGSAPRSAFLLQGRRLGERGLQEAARPRSALRPAGFHRQTALLCLPCQAAMTETLRTCYVYLNQTSRSFAAVIQALDGELRHAVCIFYLVLRALDTVEDDMTIPLDKKVPMLNDFHMYLYREEWCFTESHEKDRQVLEDFPTISLEFRNLAQEYRDVISDICHRMGVGMAEFLEKKVGSMQEWDQYCHYVAGLVGIGLSKLFSASQLEDPEVGQDTELANSMGLFLQKTNIIRDYLEDTQEGRHFWPQEAWSQFTSRLEDLAHPEKLESALSCLNLLVTDALHHVPDVIAYLSRLHNQSVFNFCAIPQVMAIATLSRCYNNPLVFQGVVKIRKGQAVTLMMEATNMIAVQTIITQYSQEILQKVSVTDPSRDKTLHILAVIQEKSALPRSGFSSRTHHLSPMYLSAAMLLAALSWQYLSTTAAQAQGTGDMQ, from the exons ATGGCCGGAGCTTGCTGCAAGTGTCCGGTCTCCGTGTCCGTGCTCAGGCGCTCTCTGTCGGTGGCTCCGCGGGGCTGCGGCTCGGCTCCTCGGTCCGCCTTCCTGCTGCAGGGCCGGCGGCTCGGGGAGCGGGGCCTGCAGGAGGCCGCCCGGCCCCGGAGCGCCCTCAGACCCGCGGGCTTCCACCGACAGACGGCCCTCCTTTGTCTCCCCTGCCAGGCGGCCATGACGGAGACTCTGCGGACATGTTACGTGTACCTGAACCAGACGAGCCGGAGCTTCGCGGCCGTGATTCAGGCGCTGGACGGAGAGCTGAG ACATGCCGTTTGCATCTTCTACCTGGTGCTGCGTGCGCTGGACACAGTTGAGGACGACATGACCATCCCTCTGGACAAGAAGGTGCCCATGCTGAATGATTTCCACATGTACCTGTACCGGGAGGAGTGGTGCTTCACCGAGAGCCATGAGAAGGATCGGCAGGTTCTCGAGGATTTCCCCACG ATCTCACTGGAGTTCAGAAACCTCGCTCAGGAATACAGAGACGTCATCTCAGATATCTGCCACCGAATGGGGGTTGGAATGGCTGAATTCCTGGAGAAGAAGGTGGGATCCATGCAGGAGTGGGACCAG TACTGCCACTACGTCGCCGGTCTGGTCGGCATCGGCCTGTCGAAGCTCTTCTCCGCCTCCCAGCTGGAGGATCCCGAAGTGGGACAGGACACCGAGCTGGCCAACTCGATGGGCCTGTTCCTCCAGAAGACCAACATCATCCGAGACTATCTGGAAGACACGCAAGAGGGTCGTCACTTCTGGCCACAAGAG GCTTGGAGCCAGTTCACCAGTCGTCTTGAGGATCTGGCTCACCCTGAAAAGCTGGAGTCTGCTCTGTCTTGTCTCAACCTGCTGGTCACTGATGCCCTGCACCACGTTCCCGACGTTATCGCCTACCTGTCCCGGCTGCACAACCAAAGCGTCTTCAATTTCTGTGCCATTCCACAA GTGATGGCAATAGCTACACTCTCAAGGTGCTACAACAACCCCTTGGTGTTCCAGGGCGTGGTGAAGATCAGGAAGGGACAGGCGGTCACCCTCATGATGGAGGCCACCAACATGATAGCCGTTCAGACCATTATCACCCAGTACAGCCAGGAG ATTCTGCAGAAGGTCTCCGTCACAGATCCGTCGCGGGACAAGACTCTGCACATCCTGGCTGTGATCCAGGAGAAGTCCGCCCTGCCGCGGTCCGGCTTCTCCTCCAGGACCCACCACTTGTCCCCGATGTACCTGTCTGCCGCCATGCTGCTGGCTGCCCTCAGCTGGCAGTACCTCAGTACGACTGCAGCCCAGGCGCAGGGCACAGGGGACATGCAGTGA
- the LOC108240137 gene encoding protein ABHD1 isoform X1 → MYLSSLELWRTYWECVSRPYTVLVCSLTAALYYLWGRQCQKPALICSNAFSVFLHKHCPVVAERFSPTPWCWGGRLQTLVCALLKTRPPVTYRNELLRTVDGGQISLDWVDNESSVTHPDSSTRPTVLILPGLTGNSQQSYVLHAVRQATRHGYRCVVFNNRGVGGEELLTPVTYCAANTSDLEWVMRHVKGLYPHAPVLGAGVSLGGMILLNYLARKRTESGMVAGITISVAWDAQKSSESMEEPLNRLLFNKHLTRGLCRTVTRHRKILEKVVDIDYVLKARTIREFDERFTSLLFGYKSCIDYYRDASPGSKLPHTAVPILCLNASDDPFSPQHAFPVSIVQSLPHVALLLTAHGGHIAFLQEGFKFPHPIPRPSLSSMLFPPGVMGGASGLWVNDSTPQLLFDRYGKRRDEERPRAGRREAQVRHFKVS, encoded by the exons ATGTATTTATCCAGTTTGGAGCTGTGGAGAACATACTGGGAGTGTGTTTCCAGGCCGTACACGGTGCTCGTCTGCTCCCTGACCGCTGCTCTGTACTATCTGTGGGGCCGCCAGTGTCAG aaaccagctctgatctGCAGCAATGCTTTTAGCGTGTTCCTCCACAAACACTGTCCCGTGGTGGCCGAGCGCTTCAGTCCCACACCCTGGTGCTGGGGGGGTCGGCTTCAAACCCTCGTCTGCGCCCTCCTTAAAACCAGACCGCCCGTCACTTATCGCAA TGAGTTGCTCCGCACGGTCGACGGAGGTCAAATCTCTCTGGACTGGGTGGACAACGAGAGCAGCGTGACGCACCCAGATTCCTCCACCCGCCCCACAGTGCTGATCCTGCCTGGCCTGACGGGGAACAGCCAGCAGTCCTACGTGCTTCATGCTGTCAGACAGGCCACACGCCACGGCTACAG ATGCGTCGTCTTCAACAACAGAGGAGTCGGAGGGGAAGAGTTGTTG ACGCCGGTCACCTACTGCGCTGCCAACACTTCAGATCTGGAGTGGGTGATGCGACACGTGAAAGGACTTTATCCTCACGCCCCTGTGCTCGGTGCTGGTGTGTCTCTGGGAGG GATGATATTATTAAACTACCTGGCCCGTAAGCGCACAGAGTCGGGGATGGTCGCAGGGATCACCATCTCCGTGGCCTGGGACGCACAGAAGTCGTCTGAGTCCATGGAGGAGCCTCTGAACCGGCTTCTCTTCAACAAACACCTCACACGTGGCCTGTGTCGTACTGTCACCAG ACACAGGAAGATTCTGGAGAAAGTGGTGGATATCGACTATGTCCTGAAG GCACGGACCATCCGCGAGTTCGACGAGCGCTTCACGTCCCTGCTGTTTGGTTATAAGTCTTGCATAGATTACTACCGCGATGCCAGCCCAGGCAGCAAACTCCCACATACCGCTGTTCCAATCCTGTGTCTCAACGCTTCTGACGACCCCTTCTCTCCTCAGCACG CTTTCCCGGTCTCCATAGTCCAGAGCCTGCCGCACGTGGCCCTTCTGCTGACGGCTCACGGCGGACACATCGCCTTCTTGCAGG AGGGATTTAAGTTTCCCCACCCCATCCCCAGACCATCCCTCTCCTCCATGCTGTTCCCACCTGGTGTGATGGGCGGAGCCTCAGGTCTGTGGGTTAATGATTCAACaccacagctgctgtttgacagaTATGGAAAGAGACGGGACGAGGAAAGACCGAGAGCGGGTCGGAGAGAAGCACAAGTCAGACATTTCAAAGTAAGTTAG